The Carettochelys insculpta isolate YL-2023 chromosome 18, ASM3395843v1, whole genome shotgun sequence genome window below encodes:
- the PRKAB1 gene encoding 5'-AMP-activated protein kinase subunit beta-1 isoform X1 — protein MGNTSSERSGMERHGGHKTPRRDNSGGAISTKESDRPKILMDSPEDADLFHAEEMKAPQEREEFLAWRQDLEVSEKAPVQDRPTVFRWTGGGKEVYLSGSFNNWSKLPLTRSHNNFVAIVDLPEGEHQYKFYVDGQWTHDPSEPVVTSQLGTVNNIIQVKKTDFEVFDALMVDSQKCSEMSAELSSSPPGPYHQDPYVCKPEERFKTPPILPPHLLQVILNKDTGISCDPALLPEPNHVMLNHLYALSIKDGVMVLSATHRYKKKYVTTLLYKPI, from the exons ATGGGGAACACAAGTAGTGAGCGATCTGGAATGGAGCGTCATGGGGGCCATAAGACGCCCCGAAGAGATAATTCTGGTGGGGCCATTAGTACAAAAGAAAGTGATAGACCAAAAATCTTGATGGATAGTCCTGAAGATGCAGATTTGTTCCATGCTGAGGAAATGAAG GCTCCACAAGAGAGAGAGGAATTTCTAGCTTGGAGGCAAGATCTGGAAGTGAGCGAAAAAGCCCCAGTTCAAGATCGACCAACAGTCTTTCGTTGgactgggggagggaaagaggttTATCTGTCAGGTTCCTTCAACAATTGGAGTAAACTTCCTCTTACAAGAAG CCATAATAACTTTGTAGCAATCGTGGATTTGCCGGAAGGAGAGCACCAGTACAAGTTCTATGTGGATGGTCAATGGACGCATGATCCTTCAGAG CCAGTAGTAACCAGCCAACTTGGTACTGTTAATAACATCATTCAGGTGAAGAAAACTGACTTTGAAGTATTTGATGCTTTAATGGTGGACTCCCAGAAGTGTTCAGAGATGTCTG CAGAGCTATCAAGTTCCCCACCAGGACCCTACCATCAGGATCCCTATGTTTGTAAACCAGAGGAACGCTTCAAGACTCCACCCATTCTTCCACCACACCTGCTGCAGGTGATCCTGAATAAGGACACTGGCATTTCT TGCgaccctgctctgcttcctgagCCCAATCACGTCATGCTGAACCACCTCTATGCACTTTCCATCAAG GATGGAGTGATGGTGCTTAGTGCCACCCATCGTTACAAGAAAAAATATGTGACTACGTTGTTGTACAAGCCAATATGA
- the PRKAB1 gene encoding 5'-AMP-activated protein kinase subunit beta-1 isoform X2, with protein MGNTSSERSGMERHGGHKTPRRDNSGGAISTKESDRPKILMDSPEDADLFHAEEMKAPQEREEFLAWRQDLEVSEKAPVQDRPTVFRWTGGGKEVYLSGSFNNWSKLPLTRSHNNFVAIVDLPEGEHQYKFYVDGQWTHDPSEPVVTSQLGTVNNIIQVKKTDFEVFDALMVDSQKCSEMSELSSSPPGPYHQDPYVCKPEERFKTPPILPPHLLQVILNKDTGISCDPALLPEPNHVMLNHLYALSIKDGVMVLSATHRYKKKYVTTLLYKPI; from the exons ATGGGGAACACAAGTAGTGAGCGATCTGGAATGGAGCGTCATGGGGGCCATAAGACGCCCCGAAGAGATAATTCTGGTGGGGCCATTAGTACAAAAGAAAGTGATAGACCAAAAATCTTGATGGATAGTCCTGAAGATGCAGATTTGTTCCATGCTGAGGAAATGAAG GCTCCACAAGAGAGAGAGGAATTTCTAGCTTGGAGGCAAGATCTGGAAGTGAGCGAAAAAGCCCCAGTTCAAGATCGACCAACAGTCTTTCGTTGgactgggggagggaaagaggttTATCTGTCAGGTTCCTTCAACAATTGGAGTAAACTTCCTCTTACAAGAAG CCATAATAACTTTGTAGCAATCGTGGATTTGCCGGAAGGAGAGCACCAGTACAAGTTCTATGTGGATGGTCAATGGACGCATGATCCTTCAGAG CCAGTAGTAACCAGCCAACTTGGTACTGTTAATAACATCATTCAGGTGAAGAAAACTGACTTTGAAGTATTTGATGCTTTAATGGTGGACTCCCAGAAGTGTTCAGAGATGTCTG AGCTATCAAGTTCCCCACCAGGACCCTACCATCAGGATCCCTATGTTTGTAAACCAGAGGAACGCTTCAAGACTCCACCCATTCTTCCACCACACCTGCTGCAGGTGATCCTGAATAAGGACACTGGCATTTCT TGCgaccctgctctgcttcctgagCCCAATCACGTCATGCTGAACCACCTCTATGCACTTTCCATCAAG GATGGAGTGATGGTGCTTAGTGCCACCCATCGTTACAAGAAAAAATATGTGACTACGTTGTTGTACAAGCCAATATGA